In Mycoavidus cysteinexigens, a genomic segment contains:
- the lexA gene encoding transcriptional repressor LexA — protein MPKLTVRQQQVFNLIRHAIKQSGFPPTRAEIAAQLGFSSANAAEEHLRALARKGVIELTAGASRGIKLKTAATQARSRQPTLPDASFMQLSLPLIGRVAAGSPILATEHIIQHYQCDPSLFASRPDYLLHVRGLSMRDAGILDGDLLAVRRQPEAQDGQLIIARLDHEVTVKRFKRHGKKVELIAENPDYPNLVIEPEQVDFALEGIVVGLIRPSAF, from the coding sequence ATGCCCAAACTCACCGTACGGCAACAGCAAGTTTTCAATTTGATCCGCCACGCGATTAAGCAAAGCGGCTTTCCCCCAACCCGGGCAGAAATTGCCGCTCAGCTTGGCTTTAGCTCAGCTAACGCGGCTGAAGAGCATCTCCGAGCACTGGCGCGCAAAGGCGTGATTGAACTCACTGCAGGCGCCTCGCGCGGCATCAAGCTGAAAACGGCCGCAACCCAAGCCAGGTCGCGCCAGCCTACGCTACCTGACGCCAGCTTCATGCAACTATCACTCCCCTTGATTGGCCGCGTAGCCGCAGGCAGCCCGATTCTCGCTACCGAACATATTATTCAACATTATCAATGCGACCCCTCCTTATTCGCCAGCCGGCCGGATTATTTACTGCATGTACGCGGCCTATCGATGCGCGATGCAGGCATTCTAGATGGGGATTTACTTGCGGTACGGCGTCAACCTGAAGCTCAAGACGGCCAGCTAATCATCGCCCGGCTTGATCATGAGGTCACGGTCAAACGCTTCAAGCGACACGGCAAAAAAGTGGAGCTGATTGCGGAAAACCCGGATTACCCTAACTTGGTGATTGAACCTGAGCAGGTAGACTTCGCCCTTGAAGGCATCGTAGTTGGCTTAATCCGACCGAGCGCATTTTAA
- a CDS encoding asparaginase has protein sequence MLADFLPTSASSASSACLPRIAVVATGGTIAGALTGTTAAAPAAVSLTAHYQAGILEIEDLLEALPVLASVAHIEAEQSVQIDSKDMTLAYWSQLVYRVNALLTRAEIDGVVITHGTDTLEETAFLLHLGVKSSKPVVLTAAMRPATALSADGPLNLFNAVTVAAHQAAIGQGVLVVLNNQIHCARDVTKTSTYAVDAFRSPEVGALGWVQDGRVEFQRAPQRRHTCASELEAPLEAWPLVEIVMNYAGASTVLVDALMAAGVRGIVAAGTGNGSLGAPLQQALAQAVRRGVAVVRASRVGAGHVMRNGVVPDDELGFVSAGTLNPYKARVLLMLALSGDQPAPTSRLQSIFDTY, from the coding sequence ATGCTTGCAGATTTTCTTCCCACCTCAGCTTCTTCTGCATCTTCTGCGTGTTTGCCGCGGATTGCTGTGGTCGCTACGGGCGGCACGATTGCCGGCGCGTTGACCGGGACCACGGCCGCTGCACCGGCGGCGGTTTCGTTAACCGCTCATTATCAAGCAGGCATATTGGAGATTGAGGACTTGCTTGAAGCGCTGCCAGTGCTAGCTTCAGTGGCCCATATCGAAGCTGAGCAAAGTGTTCAAATAGATAGCAAGGATATGACACTGGCTTATTGGTCGCAGCTTGTCTATCGTGTGAATGCGTTGCTGACGCGCGCCGAAATTGATGGGGTGGTGATTACGCATGGCACAGATACGCTTGAAGAAACGGCTTTTTTGCTCCATTTAGGGGTTAAAAGCTCCAAACCCGTGGTGCTTACCGCCGCTATGCGGCCCGCTACCGCACTGTCGGCGGATGGGCCGCTGAATCTTTTTAATGCAGTGACGGTCGCGGCGCATCAAGCGGCGATTGGCCAAGGCGTGTTGGTGGTTTTAAATAACCAAATTCATTGTGCGCGTGATGTAACTAAGACGAGTACTTATGCAGTAGACGCATTTCGCTCACCGGAGGTCGGTGCGCTCGGGTGGGTGCAAGATGGACGGGTCGAATTTCAGCGTGCGCCGCAACGGCGACATACCTGCGCGAGTGAGCTGGAGGCGCCGCTTGAGGCTTGGCCGCTGGTTGAAATTGTGATGAATTATGCTGGAGCATCCACGGTTTTAGTCGACGCGCTCATGGCGGCGGGGGTGCGCGGTATTGTCGCCGCGGGGACTGGCAATGGTTCACTGGGCGCCCCCTTGCAACAGGCGTTGGCCCAAGCAGTCAGGCGCGGGGTGGCAGTGGTGCGGGCCAGTCGAGTCGGAGCGGGGCATGTGATGCGTAATGGCGTTGTGCCTGATGATGAATTAGGTTTTGTGAGCGCAGGTACATTAAATCCATATAAAGCGCGGGTGTTATTGATGTTGGCGCTCAGCGGCGACCAGCCGGCGCCGACGAGTCGGCTGCAAAGTATCTTCGATACTTATTAA
- the rpsB gene encoding 30S ribosomal protein S2, with protein sequence MSITMRQMLEAGVHFGHQTRFWHPKMAPYIFGQRNKIHIINLEKTLPMFQDALKYVRQIAAKRGTILFVGTKRQSREIIAEEAARAGMPYVNSRWLGGMLTNFKTLKSSIKKLKEMEAMVEAGELERMSKKEALMFERNLEKLDKSLGGVKDMGGMPDAIFVVDVGYHKIAITEAKKLGVPVIAVVDSNHSPEGIDHVIPGNDDSSKAVALYVRGVADAILEGRENALQGLVEEVRGESSEDEFVEVNEEA encoded by the coding sequence ATGTCTATTACAATGCGACAAATGTTAGAGGCGGGTGTTCATTTTGGACACCAAACGCGTTTTTGGCACCCAAAAATGGCGCCTTATATTTTTGGCCAGCGTAACAAAATCCATATTATCAACCTCGAAAAAACGCTGCCGATGTTTCAAGACGCGCTGAAATATGTGCGTCAAATAGCGGCCAAGCGGGGGACGATCTTATTTGTTGGAACCAAACGTCAGTCACGCGAAATTATTGCTGAAGAAGCTGCGCGCGCTGGGATGCCTTATGTGAATAGTCGCTGGTTGGGCGGTATGCTCACCAATTTCAAAACCCTGAAATCATCGATCAAAAAACTAAAAGAAATGGAAGCGATGGTCGAGGCAGGCGAACTTGAGCGCATGAGCAAAAAAGAAGCGTTGATGTTTGAGCGGAATCTAGAAAAGCTGGATAAATCGCTCGGCGGCGTCAAGGATATGGGCGGGATGCCAGACGCGATTTTTGTGGTCGATGTGGGTTATCACAAAATTGCCATTACTGAAGCGAAAAAACTCGGTGTGCCAGTGATTGCGGTGGTGGATTCTAACCACTCGCCAGAAGGCATCGATCACGTGATTCCAGGTAATGATGATTCCAGTAAAGCGGTCGCACTGTATGTCCGTGGCGTGGCTGACGCGATTCTCGAAGGTCGCGAAAATGCTTTGCAGGGATTGGTTGAGGAAGTGCGCGGCGAGAGCTCTGAAGACGAATTTGTTGAGGTTAATGAAGAGGCGTAA
- the tsf gene encoding translation elongation factor Ts, whose product MAEITASMVAKLRAKTDAPMMECKKALIEAEGDLTRAEELLRVKLGTKADKVSARVTAEGIVATHIDAATQVGALVELNCETDFVAKNDDFIAFSKKVAELVVTHKPADLAALLALPLTGETVDDVRRTLIGRLGESLTIRRFVCYPSAHKLAAYLHGTRIGVLVEYDGADEQVGKDVAMHIAAMKPVALAADAVPVEQIEKERKIAAEKASESGKPAEIVAKMVEGSVQKYLKEVSLLDQPFVKNDKQTVGQMLKAAQSSVQRFAIYVAGEGIEKQQGDFAAEVAAQVAAAQSA is encoded by the coding sequence ATGGCGGAAATCACCGCAAGCATGGTAGCTAAATTGCGCGCTAAGACAGATGCGCCGATGATGGAATGTAAAAAAGCCTTGATCGAAGCTGAGGGAGATTTGACGCGTGCTGAAGAGTTGCTGCGCGTCAAGTTGGGTACTAAAGCGGATAAAGTTTCTGCGCGCGTAACGGCGGAAGGCATTGTGGCGACCCATATTGATGCTGCGACCCAAGTTGGGGCGTTGGTCGAATTGAATTGCGAAACAGATTTCGTCGCGAAAAATGATGATTTTATCGCCTTTTCAAAAAAAGTGGCTGAGCTTGTCGTGACTCACAAGCCGGCCGATCTGGCAGCGCTTTTGGCGCTTCCTTTGACGGGCGAGACTGTGGATGATGTAAGGCGCACCTTGATTGGTCGGCTGGGCGAAAGCCTAACCATCCGCCGCTTTGTCTGCTATCCCAGCGCGCATAAACTTGCCGCCTATTTGCATGGCACGCGGATTGGCGTGCTAGTCGAATATGATGGTGCTGATGAGCAGGTGGGTAAAGATGTTGCGATGCATATCGCCGCCATGAAGCCAGTCGCGCTCGCGGCGGATGCAGTGCCGGTTGAGCAGATTGAAAAAGAGCGTAAAATCGCCGCGGAAAAAGCCAGTGAATCCGGCAAGCCGGCTGAGATTGTCGCCAAAATGGTTGAAGGCAGTGTGCAAAAGTATTTGAAAGAAGTGTCGCTGTTGGATCAGCCATTTGTGAAAAACGATAAGCAAACTGTTGGGCAGATGCTCAAGGCTGCTCAGAGCTCTGTGCAGCGTTTTGCAATTTACGTTGCGGGCGAAGGGATTGAGAAACAGCAAGGCGATTTTGCGGCTGAAGTAGCGGCGCAAGTGGCTGCTGCTCAGTCAGCGTAA
- the pyrH gene encoding UMP kinase has product MPISAPQRYKRVLLKLSGEALMGDDAFGINRATIERMVADIAEAVQLGTQLAVVIGGGNIFRGMAGGAAGMDRATADYMGMLGTMMNALALQDAMRHAGIEARVQSALRMDQVVEPYIRPRAIRQLEEGKVVIFAAGTGNPFFTTDTAAALRGSEIGAEVVLKATKVDGVYSADPRRDPTATRYATISFDEAISRNLQVMDATAFALCRDQKLPIRVFSIVKPGALKRIVLGEEEGTLVHV; this is encoded by the coding sequence ATGCCAATTTCTGCCCCCCAGCGCTATAAGCGAGTATTGTTAAAGTTATCTGGCGAAGCCCTCATGGGTGATGATGCTTTTGGGATTAACCGGGCAACGATTGAGCGCATGGTGGCCGATATTGCAGAAGCGGTTCAGCTAGGTACGCAGCTTGCGGTGGTGATTGGCGGCGGTAATATTTTCCGCGGCATGGCCGGAGGCGCGGCCGGGATGGATCGGGCGACCGCTGACTATATGGGAATGCTAGGCACCATGATGAATGCGCTGGCACTGCAAGATGCGATGCGTCACGCTGGGATTGAGGCGCGCGTACAGTCGGCGCTGCGCATGGATCAAGTGGTTGAACCTTATATTCGCCCGCGCGCGATTCGACAACTTGAAGAAGGTAAAGTTGTCATCTTTGCAGCCGGAACGGGCAATCCTTTTTTTACCACGGATACGGCGGCAGCTTTGCGTGGTTCTGAAATTGGCGCAGAAGTTGTCCTTAAAGCGACTAAAGTAGACGGGGTTTACTCAGCCGATCCGCGCCGAGATCCGACCGCCACCCGTTACGCTACAATTAGCTTTGATGAGGCGATCAGCCGTAATTTACAAGTCATGGACGCCACTGCCTTTGCGCTTTGTCGTGATCAGAAACTGCCGATTCGCGTATTTTCGATTGTCAAGCCGGGCGCTTTAAAGCGGATCGTGCTTGGCGAGGAAGAAGGGACGCTGGTCCACGTATAA
- the frr gene encoding ribosome recycling factor, with the protein MSIAEVKKNIEHKMGRSIDSFKQELAKIRTGRAHTGLLEHIQVDYYGSYVPLSQVANLTLVDARTIGVQPWEKKMVSVVEKAIRESDLGLNPATHGELLRVPMPALTEERRRELTKVVKSEGETAKIVIRGLRRDAKEQLDKLVKDEGVPEDSGRRAQDDVQKLTDKFVAEIDELVQTKSSEIMKV; encoded by the coding sequence ATGAGTATAGCTGAGGTTAAAAAAAATATTGAGCACAAGATGGGACGCTCGATAGATTCATTCAAACAGGAACTTGCAAAAATCCGTACAGGCCGCGCGCATACGGGGCTGCTTGAGCATATCCAAGTCGATTACTATGGCTCTTATGTACCGCTTTCACAGGTCGCTAATCTGACGCTCGTTGATGCGCGCACGATTGGGGTTCAGCCCTGGGAAAAAAAGATGGTATCGGTGGTCGAAAAAGCAATACGTGAATCTGATTTAGGTTTGAATCCAGCTACGCATGGTGAGCTACTGCGGGTGCCGATGCCAGCGTTAACAGAAGAGCGTCGCCGCGAGTTGACGAAAGTCGTTAAAAGCGAAGGTGAAACCGCGAAAATCGTGATTCGGGGATTGCGTCGGGATGCCAAGGAACAACTCGATAAATTGGTTAAAGATGAAGGTGTGCCAGAAGATAGCGGACGCCGCGCGCAGGATGACGTGCAAAAATTAACCGATAAATTTGTTGCTGAAATCGACGAATTGGTGCAAACCAAATCGAGCGAAATTATGAAGGTGTAA
- the uppS gene encoding polyprenyl diphosphate synthase, with protein MTYTSSTIEAPAAAQCPRHIAIIMDGNGRWATQRRLPRVAGHTKGVETVRSMVEACVRRNVSYLTLFAFSSENWRRPTDEVSFLMRLFVSVLEREIGKMHANGIRLRVIGDLTKFESHIQELIRCAEAKTANNQRMTLTIAANYGGRWDLTQAAYKLAAQAVAAKEVPSIDEVDLSKHLAMAYAPEPDLFIRTGGEQRLSNFLLWQFAYTELYFTDTFWPDFDAQALDLALDWYRQRERRFGRISAQLEAPKNLLSC; from the coding sequence ATGACCTATACAAGCTCTACCATAGAGGCGCCAGCTGCAGCTCAGTGTCCGCGGCATATTGCCATCATTATGGATGGTAATGGTCGTTGGGCGACGCAGCGGCGCTTGCCGCGCGTTGCCGGCCACACCAAAGGCGTTGAAACCGTGCGCAGCATGGTTGAAGCCTGTGTGCGGCGCAATGTCTCATATTTAACCCTGTTCGCTTTTAGTTCTGAAAACTGGCGCCGGCCAACGGATGAAGTTTCATTTTTGATGCGGCTTTTTGTCAGCGTGCTTGAACGTGAAATTGGCAAGATGCATGCGAATGGCATTCGGCTGCGCGTGATTGGCGATTTGACTAAATTTGAGTCCCACATCCAAGAATTAATACGTTGCGCTGAGGCAAAGACGGCAAATAATCAACGCATGACACTGACTATCGCGGCTAATTATGGTGGCCGCTGGGACCTCACGCAAGCTGCTTATAAGCTGGCGGCGCAAGCCGTCGCTGCAAAAGAGGTGCCATCCATAGATGAGGTGGATTTATCAAAACATTTGGCAATGGCGTATGCACCAGAACCTGACCTTTTTATTCGGACTGGCGGCGAACAGCGTTTAAGCAATTTCCTGCTGTGGCAATTTGCTTATACCGAACTCTATTTCACAGATACTTTCTGGCCTGATTTTGATGCTCAGGCACTCGACCTTGCACTCGATTGGTATCGTCAGCGCGAACGCCGTTTCGGTCGCATCAGTGCGCAACTTGAAGCTCCAAAAAATTTGTTGTCATGTTAA
- a CDS encoding phosphatidate cytidylyltransferase, which yields MLKTRLITAVILLAVFLPMIFCPGTTHLLSLLVIGVLTLAAWEWARLLKLAPKLRISYAALVGLLLSCLALAPAQIKGSLQDVSPGFFSVGGWWPILYWIAALFWGAVVPFILLRKPMLAEGPWRVFLLLVGFVVFAVGWDALMAAHQVGPTFLISVLLVVWLADSGAYFAGKRFGQHKLAPLISPGKTWEGVLGAWLLVLSSMAVVVGASRAFGVPPFAAYVSSFSGWLGLLIILTLLVGVGVAGDLFESLMKRQAGLKDSSALLPGHGGILDRLDALLPMLTLAVGLYGGLVRLAPL from the coding sequence ATGTTAAAAACCCGCCTTATCACGGCTGTAATTTTATTGGCGGTGTTTTTGCCAATGATTTTTTGCCCAGGAACCACCCATTTATTAAGTCTGCTGGTGATTGGCGTACTGACGCTTGCGGCTTGGGAATGGGCGCGTTTATTGAAGCTCGCGCCTAAGCTGCGCATCAGCTATGCGGCACTCGTAGGCTTGCTGTTGAGTTGCTTGGCGCTCGCGCCAGCGCAAATTAAAGGTTCGTTGCAAGATGTGTCGCCCGGATTTTTTAGCGTGGGCGGGTGGTGGCCAATTTTGTACTGGATTGCGGCGCTTTTTTGGGGCGCAGTGGTGCCGTTTATTTTGCTGCGCAAACCCATGTTGGCGGAGGGCCCCTGGCGGGTATTTTTGTTGCTGGTGGGCTTTGTGGTTTTTGCCGTAGGTTGGGATGCGTTGATGGCTGCGCATCAGGTAGGGCCGACTTTTCTGATCTCGGTTTTGCTGGTTGTATGGCTGGCCGATAGCGGCGCTTATTTTGCTGGAAAGCGCTTTGGGCAGCATAAATTGGCGCCCTTAATTAGCCCAGGCAAGACTTGGGAAGGCGTGTTAGGCGCTTGGCTGTTGGTGCTAAGCAGCATGGCTGTGGTGGTCGGCGCAAGTCGCGCTTTCGGGGTGCCGCCTTTTGCCGCTTACGTTAGTTCTTTCAGTGGCTGGTTAGGTTTGCTAATTATATTAACCTTATTGGTTGGCGTTGGAGTCGCAGGTGATTTATTTGAATCATTGATGAAGCGCCAAGCCGGCTTGAAAGATTCAAGCGCTCTCTTGCCCGGCCATGGCGGGATATTAGATCGATTGGACGCATTGTTGCCCATGCTCACCCTGGCGGTTGGCCTGTATGGGGGACTGGTGCGCTTGGCTCCTCTCTAA
- the ispC gene encoding 1-deoxy-D-xylulose-5-phosphate reductoisomerase, whose amino-acid sequence MKQRLTILGATGSIGDSTLDIVARHPERFSVFGLSAHRNIDKLLEQCLRFNPQFAVVGNAGLATQLAAQLKSAGSRTEVAYGEAALIELAHATQCDTVVAAIVGAAGLAPTLAAAYAGKRILLANKEALVMSGGLFMAAVRHHGAQLFPVDSEHNAIYQCLSTRAGVEKITLTASGGPFRTRALDSLAEVTPDQACAHPNWRMGRKISVDSATMMNKGLEVIEAHWLFDMPLQQIEVLIHPQSVIHSMVSYVDGSVLAQLGNPDMRTPIAHALAFPERIAAGVAPLDLAALATLSFERPQPERFPCLTLAIEALRQGGIASAVLNAANEVAVEAFLSGALRFTSIAEVVAEVLERIEPSTVHTLDDIRVADARARRLAAAEIAALTI is encoded by the coding sequence ATGAAACAGCGCCTAACTATACTTGGAGCCACTGGCTCAATCGGCGACAGCACGTTGGATATTGTTGCGCGTCATCCGGAGCGTTTTTCTGTATTTGGACTCAGCGCGCACCGTAATATTGATAAATTGCTTGAGCAGTGCTTACGTTTTAACCCGCAGTTTGCCGTGGTTGGAAATGCCGGCTTGGCGACTCAGTTAGCCGCTCAGTTAAAGAGTGCTGGCAGTCGCACGGAAGTAGCATATGGTGAGGCGGCGCTGATTGAATTGGCGCATGCCACGCAATGCGATACAGTGGTGGCGGCGATTGTGGGCGCGGCAGGGCTGGCGCCAACGCTTGCCGCCGCTTATGCGGGTAAGCGCATCTTGTTAGCCAATAAAGAAGCGCTGGTCATGTCGGGCGGCTTGTTTATGGCGGCGGTCCGCCACCATGGCGCACAGCTCTTTCCGGTAGACAGCGAGCACAATGCGATTTATCAATGCTTGTCCACCCGCGCTGGCGTCGAGAAAATTACTCTGACTGCATCAGGCGGGCCATTTCGCACCCGTGCCCTTGACTCGTTAGCTGAAGTTACCCCGGATCAAGCGTGTGCTCATCCGAATTGGCGCATGGGCCGCAAAATCTCGGTCGATTCAGCCACCATGATGAACAAGGGGCTTGAAGTCATCGAGGCGCATTGGTTGTTTGACATGCCGCTGCAGCAAATTGAAGTGCTGATTCATCCGCAAAGTGTGATTCATTCGATGGTCAGTTATGTGGATGGGTCAGTGTTGGCGCAACTTGGCAATCCAGATATGCGGACCCCGATTGCGCACGCGCTGGCTTTCCCTGAGCGAATTGCCGCGGGGGTTGCGCCGTTAGATTTAGCCGCGCTTGCTACCCTTAGTTTCGAACGGCCCCAACCGGAGCGGTTTCCTTGTCTAACCCTGGCCATCGAAGCTTTACGTCAGGGCGGTATCGCGAGTGCGGTGCTAAACGCGGCGAATGAAGTGGCAGTTGAGGCTTTTTTAAGTGGCGCATTACGCTTTACTTCAATTGCTGAAGTGGTGGCTGAGGTACTGGAACGGATTGAGCCTAGTACAGTTCATACGCTAGATGACATACGCGTCGCCGATGCGCGGGCGCGGCGCTTGGCGGCGGCAGAAATTGCGGCGCTAACAATATAG
- the bamA gene encoding outer membrane protein assembly factor BamA has protein sequence MLLPLRFAFKAVMLAAVSAYATLTHAVAPFVVKDIRIEGLRRIEAGTVFAYLPLKQGQAFTDEKGSQMIRALYATGFFSDVRVLAQGDLVVVQVQERPIVASIDFAGLREFDKENLSKLLRGALGLSPGHYYDKNLVDKAAQELKRRYLTRGYYAAEVTTTVTPFERSQVNLLFSVTEGPVARIRQVNFIGNQEFKRSTLEDEMQLSPPNWFSWYTRNDLYAREKLENDLEGIRSYYHDRGYLEFDFESTQVSISPDKKDIYLTFNLHEGKPYTVTHLELSGELLDKKEELLKLVKIRPGERFSAAKLRAANKALTDRLGEYGYAFATVTPQQTVDQQQHTLALNLQVKLGQRVYVRRVNVIGNNRTRDEVIRREMRQFESAWFDGQRLKLSQDRVNRLGYFTDVNVAMAPVEGTNDQVDVDVKVVEKPTGAINVGAGFSSTDKVVLSAGVSQDNVFGSGTSLAVNVSTAKTRRTLSVMQIDPYFTIDGIKRITEAYYRTDQPLLYGGSSLMSGSSNFRIISIGGNLKFGIPFSEFDTVYLGAGFEQDQMKADQTAPKAYRNYIDQFGRVVNNVPITIGWARDSRDSALVPSRGYYTQANGELGTPAGDTQYYKIDLQQQYYYSFARGFVLGLNGQFGYGRGLSGKPYPIFKNYYAGGIGSVRGYEPGSLGPKDTESNDAIGGSKMLVGNIELTFPLPKTGYDRTLRLFTFIDGGNVWGADQQMALGSLRYGYGVGLAWISPVGPLKFSLGFPLSKKQGDSYQKFQFQLGTAF, from the coding sequence ATGTTGCTTCCACTTCGTTTTGCATTTAAGGCAGTTATGCTCGCTGCCGTCTCAGCCTATGCCACGCTGACGCACGCAGTCGCTCCTTTTGTGGTGAAGGATATTCGGATTGAAGGTCTGCGCCGGATTGAAGCAGGGACTGTGTTTGCTTATTTGCCGCTTAAGCAAGGCCAAGCGTTTACCGATGAAAAAGGTTCGCAAATGATTCGCGCGCTGTATGCAACCGGATTCTTTAGCGATGTGCGCGTGTTGGCGCAAGGCGATCTGGTCGTGGTTCAAGTGCAAGAACGGCCGATTGTGGCATCGATTGATTTTGCCGGGTTGCGCGAATTCGATAAAGAAAATCTCTCTAAATTGCTGCGCGGCGCACTGGGTTTGTCGCCCGGCCATTATTATGATAAAAATCTAGTCGACAAAGCGGCACAAGAGCTTAAGCGCCGTTATCTAACCCGCGGCTACTACGCCGCTGAAGTGACTACGACCGTCACGCCGTTTGAGCGCAGCCAAGTCAATCTGCTATTTTCTGTGACCGAAGGTCCGGTTGCTCGTATCCGGCAAGTCAATTTTATTGGCAATCAAGAGTTTAAGCGCAGCACGCTAGAAGATGAGATGCAACTCTCGCCTCCTAACTGGTTCTCGTGGTACACCAGGAATGATTTGTATGCGCGCGAGAAACTGGAAAATGACCTGGAAGGTATTCGTTCTTACTACCATGATAGGGGTTACCTAGAATTTGATTTTGAATCAACGCAGGTTTCAATTTCCCCTGATAAAAAAGACATTTATTTGACGTTTAACCTGCATGAAGGCAAGCCGTACACGGTGACTCATCTAGAGCTCAGCGGCGAGTTACTCGACAAAAAAGAGGAATTACTGAAGTTGGTTAAAATCCGGCCCGGTGAGCGTTTTTCAGCCGCGAAGCTGCGTGCCGCCAACAAAGCGCTGACAGATAGACTGGGTGAATACGGCTATGCGTTCGCTACGGTTACGCCGCAGCAAACGGTTGACCAACAGCAGCATACGTTAGCGCTTAACTTGCAAGTTAAGCTAGGGCAGCGAGTCTATGTGCGGCGCGTGAATGTGATTGGCAACAATCGCACGCGGGATGAAGTGATTCGGCGCGAAATGCGTCAATTTGAAAGCGCTTGGTTTGATGGGCAGCGGCTGAAATTATCGCAAGATCGAGTGAATCGCCTGGGCTATTTTACCGATGTGAATGTCGCTATGGCGCCGGTTGAAGGAACCAACGACCAAGTCGATGTTGATGTGAAAGTCGTGGAAAAACCGACTGGCGCAATCAACGTGGGTGCGGGATTTTCATCCACGGATAAGGTCGTGCTGTCAGCGGGCGTCTCGCAAGATAATGTATTTGGCTCGGGCACCAGCTTGGCTGTTAATGTGAGTACGGCTAAAACCCGTCGCACGCTGTCGGTTATGCAAATCGATCCTTATTTTACGATAGATGGCATTAAACGGATTACTGAGGCTTATTATCGGACCGATCAGCCGCTTCTATATGGCGGCTCAAGCCTGATGTCAGGTTCGAGTAATTTCAGAATCATCAGTATTGGCGGCAATCTGAAATTTGGTATTCCGTTTTCTGAGTTTGATACCGTTTATCTCGGCGCTGGTTTTGAGCAAGACCAAATGAAAGCAGATCAAACTGCGCCCAAAGCCTACCGCAACTACATTGATCAATTTGGTCGGGTGGTGAATAATGTTCCCATAACTATTGGCTGGGCACGCGACAGTCGTGATAGCGCTTTAGTGCCAAGCCGCGGTTATTACACGCAAGCCAATGGCGAGTTGGGTACACCGGCAGGTGACACGCAATATTACAAAATCGATTTGCAGCAACAATATTATTATTCGTTTGCGCGTGGCTTTGTGCTGGGCTTGAATGGGCAATTTGGTTATGGGCGCGGACTTTCCGGCAAACCGTATCCGATTTTTAAAAACTACTACGCAGGCGGGATTGGCTCGGTGCGCGGTTACGAGCCGGGTTCATTGGGTCCTAAAGATACCGAGAGTAACGATGCAATCGGCGGCTCTAAAATGTTAGTTGGCAATATTGAGCTTACTTTTCCGTTACCCAAAACAGGTTATGATCGTACGTTACGTTTATTTACTTTCATTGATGGGGGTAATGTGTGGGGCGCAGATCAACAAATGGCTTTGGGCAGCTTGCGTTATGGCTACGGCGTAGGACTAGCCTGGATTTCGCCAGTTGGCCCACTAAAATTTAGTTTGGGCTTCCCATTAAGCAAAAAGCAAGGCGACAGTTACCAAAAATTCCAATTTCAGCTTGGCACGGCCTTCTGA
- a CDS encoding OmpH family outer membrane protein has product MLNNLSKPHYACCLALLLCVSSAPVSAGPVAAPTQEVRIAAVNSDRILRESALAKAAQEKLKQEFSKRDQELQALAKTLKAKSNKLDKNAAALSDPERKRAQLELTQLDADFQRKQREFSEDLNQRRNEELAAVLERANKVIKQISEARNYDLIVQEAVYVNPRIDITDDVLKALSKPNGGF; this is encoded by the coding sequence GTGTTAAATAATCTCTCTAAACCGCATTATGCGTGCTGCTTAGCATTACTTTTGTGCGTGAGCTCGGCCCCTGTAAGCGCAGGCCCGGTGGCAGCGCCCACCCAGGAAGTACGGATTGCGGCTGTCAATTCAGATCGTATTTTGCGTGAATCTGCGTTGGCTAAGGCGGCGCAAGAAAAGCTCAAGCAGGAATTCTCAAAGCGCGATCAGGAACTGCAAGCTCTTGCGAAGACCTTAAAAGCGAAGTCTAATAAGCTGGATAAAAATGCCGCCGCTTTATCCGATCCTGAACGCAAGAGAGCGCAATTAGAGCTGACGCAACTAGATGCCGATTTTCAGCGCAAGCAGCGTGAATTTAGTGAAGACCTTAATCAACGTCGTAATGAAGAGTTAGCTGCTGTGCTGGAGCGCGCCAATAAAGTGATCAAGCAGATCTCTGAGGCAAGAAATTATGATTTGATTGTCCAAGAAGCCGTCTACGTGAATCCGCGTATTGACATTACGGATGATGTATTAAAAGCGCTGAGCAAACCTAATGGTGGCTTCTGA